A genomic region of Miscanthus floridulus cultivar M001 chromosome 3, ASM1932011v1, whole genome shotgun sequence contains the following coding sequences:
- the LOC136543367 gene encoding uncharacterized protein: MVIKANIVGWEINRVLIDSGGSADIIFVNAFDQMKLSRNQLQPSDSPLIGFGGRRIDALEKISLPVSFGGQENARTEYITFDVVDLYYPYNAIFGRGFANKFNVAIHMGYLFLKMPALHRIITVRGSQKEARNIEIAIYKSQRLWT; encoded by the coding sequence ATGGTGATCAAAGCTAACATTGTAGGATGGGAAATCAACAGAGTTCTCATAGATTCCGGAGGCTCCGCAGATATCATCTTCGTCAAtgccttcgaccaaatgaagctgtCCAGGAATCAACTGCAGCCTTCAGACTCACCGCTGATAGGATTCGGTGGAAGAAGAATCGATGCACTAGAGAAAATATCCCTGCCAGTCTCTTTCGGAGGTCAAGAAAATGCAAGAACAGAGTATATAACCTTCGACGTAGTAGACCTCTACTACCCCTACAATGCCATCTTCGGAAGAGGGTTCGCCAACAAATTCAACGTAGCCATTCATATGGGTTATCTGTTTTTGAAGATGCCAGCCCTGCACAGGATCATCACGGTGCGAGGTAGTCAAAAAGAAGCAAGGAACATAGAAATAGCAATCTACAAATCTCAGCGCCTCTGGACATAG